In Eretmochelys imbricata isolate rEreImb1 chromosome 4, rEreImb1.hap1, whole genome shotgun sequence, a single window of DNA contains:
- the SFRP2 gene encoding secreted frizzled-related protein 2, translated as MYQGYWSLFLIFIASHCVGSVKGLFLFGQPEFSYKRSNCKPIPASLLLCRGIEYPNMRLPNLLGHETIQEVLEQAGAWIPLVQKQCHPDTRKFLCSLFAPVCIDDLDETIQPCHSLCEQVKDSCAPVMSAFGFPWPEMLDCSRFPQDNDLCIPPASSDHVLPTPREAPKVCDACKNKNEDDNDIVENLCKNDFALKIKVKEITYINGDTKITPETKSKTIYKLNGVTERDLRKTVLWLKGGLQCTCDEMNDINAPYLVMGQRQAGELVITSVKRWQKGQRAFKRFSRSIRKLQC; from the exons ATGTACCAGGGATACTGGTCTCTGTTCCTGATCTTTATCGCCTCCCACTGCGTAGGGTCCGTCAAAGGGCTCTTTCTTTTTGGACAGCCCGAGTTCTCATACAAGAGGTCCAACTGCAAACCTATCCCCGCCTCCCTCTTGTTGTGCCGCGGGATCGAGTACCCGAACATGAGGCTGCCCAATCTGCTGGGGCATGAAACGATCCAGGAGGTCCTGgagcaggctggagcctggatcCCTCTAGTTCAGAAGCAGTGCCACCCGGACACCAGAAAGTTCCTGTGCTCGCTCTTTGCGCCCGTCTGCATCGATGACCTGGATGAGACCATTCAGCCTTGCCATTCGCTCTGTGAGCAGGTGAAGGACAGTTGCGCCCCAGTTATGTCTGCCTTCGGCTTCCCCTGGCCTGAGATGCTGGACTGCAGCCGCTTCCCCCAGGACAACGACCTATGCATCCCCCCGGCAAGCAGCGACCACGTCCTCCCTACCCCCAGAGAAG CACCAAAGGTCTGTGATGCCTGCAAAAACAAGAACGAAGATGACAACGACATCGTGGAAAACCTTTGCAAAAATGACTTTG CCCTGAAGATAAAAGTGAAGGAGATCACATACATCAATGGGGACACCAAGATCACCCCTGAAACAAAGAGCAAAACCATCTACAAGCTGAATGGGGTGACAGAGAGGGATCTGAGGAAGACAGTGCTCTGGCTCAAAGGTGGCCTGCAGTGTACCTGTGATGAGATGAATGACATAAATGCACCCTATTTAGTGATGGGACAAaggcaggctggggagctggTGATCACCTCCGTGAAGCGGTGGCAGAAAGGGCAGCGGGCGTTCAAACGATTCTCCCGCAGCATCCGCAAACTGCAATGCTAA